From Oncorhynchus nerka isolate Pitt River linkage group LG1, Oner_Uvic_2.0, whole genome shotgun sequence, the proteins below share one genomic window:
- the LOC115144087 gene encoding filamin A-interacting protein 1-like — protein sequence MMAKLSNEDTQNRQLRQRLAALSRNLDELEGTKGAFQRAEEELKELRDRLGHGREGCATTPGLLSEVEQLRMRVVEMEGKDEELIRMGDQCRDLDRNLGRESSQSRSLKAEVDKLNGRISELDRLEEALGKSRQECSSLKGSLEKERASTKQLSGELDTLRVRVRELEAIEGQLEKSEGVLRQDFAKLRTLTVVAVEERKNMAERLRQTEEKLQEKKDGKLQAESDSLSTATEKLIEESRKALRSKAELEDRIQSVAKERDVLRVRLRAEEDRSGDLQSKVSAMKKRILILEVKKGELCREVKSPLLDNTNHGYQQEDNKVKELTQEVDRLRRRLMQKGVIEGELMKAEEDFESLERRCSKEQERARALAVELEESRRELSKYQLAEKKENNQEHLLLRRLQEEQVKSVLLKREVEALKEKVQRLMGTEESICRVQMDSSTLQKRLTQQEVRNRELAREMEGLTHELERYRRFSKSLRPGMTGRCFSDLHLCTKEVQTEPADTLPPNYRSLTPLTLSGKLYEEIDGEDPNQKKDCVINKCNSPPLNNIESLNHQNNNVRRFSIPSPNGKDNHHPINCKVLNSNFFQKGDVMLAHTPGKPLHVKLTPDHGLNTAMLDISSPTTDNALSYTSTAVIPTSGAPPKHRITIIPNAAISPVARTKNAPLPEGFGSPDRVLSPLIKTPVSVMSPASSRSVSPDPTGSPIQMLTVSTGSLESTKVIGQAVFRVSPERQNGWQLQRSDSTGPSIITTEDNKIHIHLGSPYIQSFNGMTQSQSGGPYHTPGLELRTPVLTNGCHVKGNSKITSSITIAAANTPVSRPSHITVSGPYD from the coding sequence ATGATGGCCAAACTGTCCAATGAGGACACCCAGAACCGGCAGCTGCGTCAGCGGTTGGCTGCCCTCAGTCGAAATCTGGATGAGCTGGAGGGGACCAAGGGCGCCTTCCAGAGGGCCGAGGAGGAACTGAAGGAGTTGAGGGACAGGCTCGGCCATGGGAGAGAAGGGTGCGCAACAACCCCTGGTTTGCTCTCAGAGGTGGAACAGCTGAGGATGAGGGTGGTGGAGATGGAAGGAAAGGATGAGGAGCTGATCCGAATGGGGGACCAATGCCGGGACCTGGACCGAAACCTTGGGAGGGAGTCCAGCCAGAGTCGCAGCCTGAAGGCCGAGGTGGACAAGCTGAACGGCCGAATCAGTGAGCTGGACAGACTGGAGGAGGCTCTTGGGAAAAGCAGGCAGGAGTGCAGCTCTCTGAAGGGCAGCCTGGAGAAGGAGAGGGCCAGCACCAAGCAGCTGTCTGGAGAGCTGGATACCCTCAGGGTGCGGGTAAGGGAACTGGAAGCCATCGAGGGCCAGCTGGAAAAATCTGAGGGGGTGTTGAGACAGGACTTTGCCAAGCTGAGAACACTCACAGTGGTAGCGGTTGAAGAGAGGAAGAACATGGCTGAGCGACTCAGGCAGACAGAGGAGAAACTCCAGGAGAAGAAGGATGGGAAACTCCAGGCTGAGAGTGACAGCCTGTCAACAGCCACAGAGAAACTCATTGAGGAGAGCCGCAAGGCACTGAGATCTAAAGCAGAGCTCGAGGACAGGATTCAGAGTGTGGCGAAAGAGCGGGACGTGCTGCGGgtgaggctgagggcagaggaggaTAGGAGTGGGGATCTGCAAAGCAAAGTTAGCGCCATGAAAAAAAGGATTCTGATCTTGGAGGTCAAAAAGGGGGAGTTATGTCGAGAAGTCAAGAGCCCCCTGCTGGACAACACTAACCACGGCTAccaacaggaagacaacaaagtcaaagaacTCACCCAGGAGGTAgatagactgaggaggagactcATGCAGAagggagtgatagagggagagctGATGAAGGCAGAGGAGGACTTTGAGTCTTTGGAGAGGAGGTGCTCCAAGGAGCAGGAGAGAGCCAGAGCTCTGGCAGTGGAGCTGGAGGAGTCCAGGAGGGAGCTCTCCAAGTACCAGCTGGCTGAGAAGAAGGAGAACAACCAGGAGCACCTCCTCCTCAGGCGACTCCAGGAGGAGCAGGTCAAGTCTGTCCTCCTCAAAAGGGAGGTGGAGGCACTCAAGGAGAAGGTCCAGAGGCTGATGGGGACAGAGGAGTCCATCTGTCGAGTGCAGATGGACAGCTCCACCCTGCAGAAGAGGCTGACCCAGCAGGAGGTCAGGAACAGGGAGTTGGCCAGGGAGATGGAGGGACTGACCCATGAGCTGGAAAGGTACCGGCGATTCAGCAAGAGCCTCCGGCCAGGCATGACTGGCCGATGCTTCTCAGACCTGCATCTGTGCACCAAGGAGGTGCAGACGGAGCCCGCAGACACCCTGCCACCTAACTACAGGAGCCTGACTCCGCTGACTCTCAGCGGTAAACTGTATGAGGAGATCGATGGAGAGGACCCAAATCAAAAGAAGGATTGTGTCATCAATAAGTGCAACTCACCTCCGCTGAACAACATTGAAAGCTTGAACCACCAAAACAATAATGTGAGGCGATTCAGCATTCCTTCACCCAATGGCAAGGACAATCACCATCCCATTAACTGCAAAGTGTTGAACAGTAACTTTTTCCAGAAAGGAGATGTGATGCTTGCACACACCCCAGGGAAGCCCTTACACGTCAAGCTAACGCCAGACCATGGCCTCAACACGGCCATGCTGGATATCAGTAGCCCCACCACTGACAATGCCTTATCCTATACCAGCACCGCCGTCATCCCCACCAGCGGAGCCCCACCAAAACATAGAATCACCATCATCCCAAATGCTGCCATCTCACCAGTGGCCAGAACAAAGAATGCCCCACTACCAGAAGGGTTTGGCAGCCCAGACAgagtcctctcccctctcatcaaGACACCCGTCTCAGTCATGTCCCCAGCTTCCTCCAGATCAGTGTCGCCTGACCCCACTGGCTCTCCCATCCAGATGCTAACAGTCAGCACTGGATCGCTTGAATCCACTAAGGTCATAGGTCAAGCCGTATTCCGGGTGAGCCCGGAGAGGCAGAATGGTTGGCAGCTACAGAGGTCCGACAGCACTGGTCCGAGCATCATCACCACAGAGGACAACAAGATCCACATCCACCTTGGGAGCCCCTACATCCAGTCTTTTAATGGTATGACCCAGAGCCAGTCTGGTGGCCCATACCACACCCCCGGGCTGGAGCTAAGGACACCAGTACTGACCAATGGCTGCCACGTCAAAGGCAACAGCAAGATCACCAGTAGCATCACCATAGCCGCTGCGAACACCCCTGTCTCACGACCCTCACACATTACAGTAAGTGGCCCTTATGATTGA